The following DNA comes from Amycolatopsis albispora.
GGACGAAGCGCTCGACGTGCTCCGGATGGCGCGCGGCGGCAAGTAGTCAGGCGAGTTCGCGCAACGCGGCGGTGAGCGGACCGGCCAGCCGGTCCGCGAACCCCGCCGGCGCCGGTTCGCGCAGCATGTGCAGCCACGCGAACACGGTGCCGAGCAGGATGGCGTGCACGGCGGCCGGGTCCGGCCTGGCCGCCAGCTCGCCGCGGGCCACCGCGCGGTCGAGCATCCGCACCAGGTAGTCCCGCTGGCGCCCGACGAACTGGGCGCCGAAGCGCTCGGCGAGTTCGGCGTCGGCCCGCACGTCGGCGAGCAGGCCGGGCAGCGCGCTGGCCGCCGCCGGACCGTCCAATGAGGACTGGATGACGGCGAGCACACCGGCCACGTCCCCGCGCAGCGAACCGGTTTCCGGTGGCGGCGGCAGGCTTTCGTCGTGC
Coding sequences within:
- a CDS encoding TetR/AcrR family transcriptional regulator, whose amino-acid sequence is MTSPRRGRPRTTGIDDALRAAVHELLAESGYQKSTVDMIAARAGVGKAAVYRRWRSKAELVFAAVVHDESLPPPPETGSLRGDVAGVLAVIQSSLDGPAAASALPGLLADVRADAELAERFGAQFVGRQRDYLVRMLDRAVARGELAARPDPAAVHAILLGTVFAWLHMLREPAPAGFADRLAGPLTAALRELA